Proteins found in one Salvia splendens isolate huo1 chromosome 10, SspV2, whole genome shotgun sequence genomic segment:
- the LOC121750837 gene encoding uncharacterized protein LOC121750837, with protein sequence MRKICPNFEREDTLETVLEVPIPEEMFSPLGSNGAQRWQAMSAWMKAQTADKWSSPLVVGRYNEMSFILSIVGCPILPFQIKVDRSIERAVKHASIEASTAKYIVQQYIAAMGGQAALNALSSMCVVGQVKISASEFYQGDESVKTKSNEQAGGFVLWQKNPDKWCLEMLISGSKIISGSNGKLSWRQSSNQLRPISKGPPRLLRRFLQGLDPRAAANLFIDAVCIGEKIINDEDCFILKIDTNQSTLEAQSSPKHEIIHHTIWGYFSQRSGLLVKLEDSRLLSVKTCKEDGDVFWETSTESVIEDYKLVDGVNIAHGGKTFFTVFRYGEQSANHKRELQETWKLEEVDFNIYGLKPEFFMPPTEFKLK encoded by the exons ATGCGGAAAATATGCCCGAATTTCGAGCGCGAGGACACGCTGGAGACGGTGCTGGAGGTGCCGATCCCGGAGGAGATGTTCAGCCCATTGGGCAGCAATGGGGCCCAGCGGTGGCAGGCGATGTCCGCGTGGATGAAGGCTCAGACGGCGGACAAGTGGTCGTCACCGCTGGTCGTGGGAAGGTACAACGAGATGAGCTTCATTCTTAGCATCGTGGGGTGCCCCATCCTCCCCTTCCAGATCAAGGTGGACCGTTCCATTGAGCGCGCCGTCAAGCACGCCTCCATC GAGGCGTCGACGGCCAAGTACATCGTGCAGCAGTACATAGCGGCGATGGGTGGGCAGGCGGCGCTGAATGCCCTTAGCAGCATGTGCGTGGTCGGGCAGGTGAAGATCAGCGCCTCCGAGTTCTACCAGGGGGACGAGTCCGTCAAGACCAAGAGCAATGAACAGGCTGGAGGCTTCGTCCTCTGGCAGAAGAATCCCGACAAGTGGTGCCTAGAGATGCTCATTTCTGGCTCCAAAATCATCTCCGGTAGCAACGGCAAACTCTCCTGGAGACAGTCCTCCAACCAACTTAGGCCCATCTCCAAGGGCCCACCCCGATTACTACGCCGATTCTTACAG GGATTGGATCCACGAGCCGCGGCCAATTTGTTCATAGACGCCGTCTGCATTGGCGAAAAGATCATCAACGACGAGGATTGCTTCATACTCAAGATCGACACCAACCAGTCCACGCTGGAGGCACAGAGCAGCCCGAAGCATGAGATCATCCACCACACCATATGGGGCTACTTCAGCCAGAGATCGGGCCTCCTCGTTAAGCTCGAGGACTCCAGGCTGCTCTCTGTCAAGACGTGCAAGGAAGATGGAGACGTTTTCTGGGAGACCAGCACCGAGTCTGTCATCGAAGATTACAAGCTCGTCGATGGCGTCAACATCGCCCACGGTGGCAAGACTTTCTTCACCGTTTTTCGATACGGGGAACAGTCTGCAAACCACAAACGGGAGTTGCAGGAGACATGGAAACTCGAAGAGGTTGATTTCAACATCTATGGATTGAAACCCGAATTCTTTATGCCTCCAACCGAATTTAAGCTTAAATGA
- the LOC121750836 gene encoding protein EFFECTOR OF TRANSCRIPTION 2-like, with protein sequence MGVRSRSSTSDTTTRLKREDFRRTKHDSAFSHWKILIGAFDWEDLSMGKEGVERYRTQNLPNWTSCPGVYELGVAQSGKETRKLDSASVIPVYLGQADNLRIRLQQYGRDGAHLENGCATSKTVNCCQSVSAHKGLRLFTDIFSRGLPIVYRCAPMKSKKDAEITEKQLLDRFDYAWNKGSNVSRRQDDIYKKLERLEKGSKFSLLAKKFLFSNQREVGIRITNGSNLSGTGNSTIFSRMLGVRRLQARPVQSDCGDNICGVATGLGSVCTSSPVAGRKRCAVHKGLRINGYSLKLDTKVSLPRNAASLKSGVETDQEFNDFQDQTRRYITENHHRCEKATSKRFNLTCGFILEDGSPCKRCPVQGNKRCLEHKGRRIRRSKLSS encoded by the exons ATGGGAGTTCGATCGCGCAGCTCCACTTCCGACACCACCACACGGCTGAAGAGAGAAGATTTCCGCCGCACCAAACACGACTCTGCTTTCTCCCATTGGAAG ATTCTAATAGGAGCTTTCGATTGGGAAGACCTTTCGATGGGAAAAGAAGGAGTAGAAAGGTACAGGACGCAAAACCTCCCCAACTGGACTTCATGTCCAGGAGTTTATGAGCTCGGGGTTGCACAATCTGGAAAAGAAACCAGAAAACTGGACTCAGCTTCTGTCATTCCCGTTTATCTTGGACAGGCCGATAATCTTAGGATCAGACTGCAGCAGTATGGCCGTGACGGTGCCCATTTGGAAAATGGATGTGCAACTAGCAAGACCGTTAATTGTTGCCAAAGTGTTTCTGCTCATAAGGGACTCAGATTGTTTACAGATATATTCTCAAGAGGGCTGCCAATCGTTTATAGATGTGCTCCT ATGAAAAGTAAGAAAGACGCCGAGATAACTGAGAAACAGCTGCTTGACAGATTTGATTATGCGTGGAACAAAGGCAGCAATGTTTCACGCCGCCAAGATGATATCTACAAAAAACTTGAACGCCTTGAAAAAGGATCCAAGTTTTCTCTTCTTGCTAAAAAGTTTCTCTTCTCCAATCAGAGGGAAGTGGGCATTAGAATCACGAACGGCTCTAATTTAAGTGGAACGGGTAATAGTACAATATTCTCGAGAATGCTTGGAGTTAGGAGGTTGCAGGCAAGACCAGTACAATCTGATTGTGGTGATAATATTTGTGGAGTTGCCACTGGTCTCGGATCTGTTTGCACTTCATCGCCAGTTGCAGGAAGAAAACGATGTGCTGTGCACAAAGGGCTGAGAATCAACGGCTATAGTTTAAAGTTGGATACAAAAGTAAGTCTCCCTCGTAATGCAGCCAGCCTGAAATCTGGTGTAGAAACCGATCAAGAGTTTAACGATTTTCAAGATCAGACACGGAGATATATCACAGAGAACCATCATCGTTGTGAGAAAGCCACTAGCAAAAGGTTTAACCTCACTTGTGGATTTATTTTGGAAGATGGCTCTCCTTGTAAAAGATGCCCTGTTCAAGGAAATAAAAGGTGTTTGGAGCATAAAGGAAGGAGGATCCGCAGATCCAAACTAAGCTCGTAG
- the LOC121752816 gene encoding WW domain binding protein 1-like, whose product MGKKAWATKIKPTSIRREETPKSPPPREERPPSPQPPEPTPQAPTMVSLDAKGSMIGGAPSEPNVQSTVQPTVSIPISAEIPPERKSPSVTVPPESSEPSQTPQQSDSMEVDPISAHYDSDSDEREARKSREQRSLQGDDEPEKTPTAGTVSQGTAREEIDLNETARKQGLMTDGEFQAILDGVNQMEHQRRSRDMRGWKKQWQS is encoded by the coding sequence atgggaaagaaagcatgggcaacaaaaatcaaacccacttcaaTCCGCAGGGAAGAAACTCCAAAATCACCACCGCCGCGGGAAGAACGGCCGCCAAGCCCACAACCACCGGAGCCGACTCCTCAGGCGCCAACAATGGTTTCCTTGGATGCAAAAGGGAGTATGATCGGAGGAGCCCCATCTGAACCGAATGTGCAATCCACGGTACAACCAACTGTTTCCATTCCGATTTCCGCCGAAATTCCACCAGAAAGAAAATCTCCATCGGTAACCGTACCGCCAGAATCTTCGGAaccctcccaaactccacaaCAAAGTGATTCGATGGAGGTTGACCCCATATCCGCCCATTACGATTCCGACTCAGATGAACGTGAAGCGAGGAAAAGCAGGGAACAGAGGAGCCTACAGGGAGACGATGAACCAGAGAAAACGCCGACGGCGGGGACCGTTTCTCAAGGAACGGCGAGGGAAGAGATAGATTTAAATGAGACGGCCAGGAAACAAGGCCTAATGACGGATGGCGAATTTCAGGCAATTTTGGATGGAGTAAACCAGATGGAACACCAGCGCAGGAGCAGAGACATGAGAGGTTGGAAAAAGCAGTGGCAGAGTTAG